A single Nicotiana tabacum cultivar K326 chromosome 5, ASM71507v2, whole genome shotgun sequence DNA region contains:
- the LOC107766938 gene encoding glycoprotein 3-alpha-L-fucosyltransferase A-like, which translates to MATVVPIQRLPRFEGVGSSSPTNVPQKKWSNWLPLVVALVVIVEIAFLGRLDMAEKANLVNSWTDSFYQFTTSSWSTSKVEINEAGLAVLRSGEIDRNLETGSCEEWLEREDSVEYSRDFDKDPIFVHGGEKDWKSCAVGCNFGVDSDKKPDAAFGTPQQAGTASVLRSMESAQYYPENNIITARRRGYDIVMTTSLSSDVPVGYFSWAEYDIMAPVQPKTENALAAAFISNCGARNFRLQALEVLERANIKIDSFGSCHRNRDGNVDKVETLKRYKFSFAFENSNEEDYVTEKFFQSLVAGSVPVVIGAPNILDFAPSPNSLLHIKELKDAASVAKTMKYLAENPNAYNESLRWKFEGPSDSFKALVDMAAVHSSCRLCIFLATSIREKEEKSPKFTKRPCKCTRGSETVYHVYVRERGRFDMESVFLRSSNLSLEAFESAVLSKLKSLKHVPIWKEERPQILRGGDELKLYRVYPLGMTRQALYTFRFKGDADFKNHIESHPCANFEAIFV; encoded by the exons ATGGCAACAGTTGTGCCAATTCAAAGATTACCAAGATTTGAAGGTGTTGGGTCATCATCACCTACAAATGTTCCCCaaaagaaatggtccaattggctACCTCTAGTAGTTGCACTTGTGGTTATAGTTGAAATTGCATTTCTGGGTCGACTAGACATGGCTGAAAAAGCCAACCTAGTCAACTCTTGGACTGACTCATTTTACCAGTTTACGACGTCGTCTTGGTCAACCTCCAAAGTGGAAATTAATGAGGCTGGGTTGGCTGTGTTAAGGAGTGGTGAGATTGATCGGAATTTGGAAACTGGGAGCTGTGAGGAGTGGTTGGAAAGGGAGGATTCTGTGGAGTATTCTAGAGATTTTGACAAAGATCCAATTTTTGTTCATGGCGGCGAAAAG GATTGGAAGTCTTGTGCCGTAGGATGTAACTTTGGTGTGGATTCTGATAAGAAGCCTGATGCGGCATTTGGGACACCACAACAGGCTGGCACGGCTAGCGTGCTTCGGTCAATGGAGTCTGCTCAATACTATCCTGAGAACAACATCATTACCGCACGACG AAGGGGATATGATATTGTAATGACAACAAGCCTCTCTTCGGATGTTCCTGTTGGGTACTTCTCTTGGGCGGAGTACGATATAATGGCTCCAGTGCAACCTAAAACTGAGAATGCATTAGCAGCTGCTTTTATTTCTAATTGTGGTGCTCGCAACTTCCGGTTGCAGGCTCTTGAAGTCCTTGAAAGGGCAAATATCAAGATTGATTCTTTTGGCAGTTGTCATCGTAACCGGGATGGAAATG TGGACAAAGTGGAAACTCTCAAGCGCTACAAATTTAGCTTCGCTTTTGAGAATTCTAATGAGGAGGATTATGTCACTGAAAAATTCTTCCAGTCCTTAGTAGCTG GATCAGTCCCCGTGGTGATTGGTGCTCCAAACATCCTAGATTTTGCTCCTTCTCCTAATTCACTTTTACACATTAAAGAGCTGAAAGACGCTGCATCAGTTGCCAAGACTATGAAGTACCTTGCAGAAAATCCTAATGCATATAATGAGTCATTAAG GTGGAAATTTGAGGGTCCATCTGACTCTTTCAAAGCCCTGGTTGACATGGCAGCAGTTCACTCTTCTTGTCGTTTGTGTATCTTCTTAGCAACTAGTATTAGGGAGAAAGAAGAGAAGAGTCCAAAATTTACGAAACGTCCCTGCAAATGTACCAGAGGTTCAGAAACTGTCTATCATGTATATGTACGTGAAAGAGGGAGGTTTGACATGGAGTCTGTTTTCCTAAG GTCATCTAATTTGTCACTGGAGGCTTTTGAATCTGCAGTACTGTCAAAGTTGAAATCTCTAAAGCATGTTCCTATTTGGAAAGAAGAAAGACCTCAAATACTTCGTGGAGGGGATGAACTAAAGCTCTACAGAGTATATCCTCTTGGCATGACACGACAGGCATTGTACACCTTTAGATTCAAAGGAGACGCTGATTTTAAGAATCACATCGAAAGCCACCCATGCGCAAACTTTGAAGCCATATTTGTATAG
- the LOC107766942 gene encoding uncharacterized protein LOC107766942, which yields MACLNMFNNDQQGLYSTMGPRISFSNDFLDTQQPHLRNENGYKEAPVSSDFEFSVPGYNMISADELFSKGKLLPLRENCRATTLKDELLIDDDDDYDDIFPRMGKGMRSWKQRLGLKRSQILPQKGDKNGGDLDRIDETKTPDFCNDMFANITGVN from the exons ATGGCATGCTTAAATATGTTCAACAATGATCAACAAGGACTCTACTCAACAATGGGTCCAAGAATTTCCTTTTCTAATGATTTTCTTGATACACAACAACCCCATTTGAGGAATGAAAATGGCTACAAAGAAGCTCCTGTGTCCTCGGATTTCGAGTTCTCTGTCCCTGGCTACAACATGATTTCTGCAGATGAGCTTTTCTCCAAAGGTAAATTGTTGCCATTGAGGGAGAATTGTAGAGCTACAACTCTTAAAGATGAGCTTCTTATTGATGATGACGATGATTATGATGATATTTTTCCAAGAATGGGAAAAGGGATGAGAAGTTGGAAGCAACGTTTGGGGTTGAAGAGATCACAAATTTTGCCACAGAAAGGTGATAAAAATGGTGGAGATTTAGATAGAATAGATGAGACAAAGACACCTGATTTCTGCAATGACATGTTTGCTAATATCACAG GAGTTAACTGA